One genomic segment of Opitutaceae bacterium includes these proteins:
- a CDS encoding VOC family protein, which yields MKLDHINIVVRDIEAAKGFFRHFGYTVADEADLQGEWISRVVGLDRVEAHYAQLVADDSPVRIELIRYHRPAPPEEGVGESANRIGYRHIAFSVTDIEAEVDRLSSLGIVFLSGIHTYPKTGKRIVYGRGPEGILFELAQYDG from the coding sequence ATGAAACTTGATCACATCAATATCGTTGTCCGCGACATCGAGGCAGCCAAGGGCTTCTTCCGACACTTCGGATACACCGTCGCCGATGAAGCGGACCTCCAGGGAGAATGGATTTCCCGGGTGGTCGGATTGGACCGGGTCGAGGCTCACTACGCCCAACTGGTCGCGGACGACTCACCGGTCCGGATTGAACTGATCCGTTACCACCGTCCGGCGCCGCCGGAGGAAGGAGTCGGTGAATCCGCCAACCGGATCGGCTACCGCCATATTGCCTTTTCGGTCACCGATATCGAAGCGGAAGTGGACCGCCTGTCCTCATTGGGGATCGTCTTTCTCAGCGGCATTCACACCTACCCGAAGACCGGAAAGCGCATTGTCTATGGCCGGGGACCCGAAGGCATTCTCTTCGAGCTCGCCCAATACGATGGGTAG